From a single Gavia stellata isolate bGavSte3 chromosome 5, bGavSte3.hap2, whole genome shotgun sequence genomic region:
- the AP5S1 gene encoding LOW QUALITY PROTEIN: AP-5 complex subunit sigma-1 (The sequence of the model RefSeq protein was modified relative to this genomic sequence to represent the inferred CDS: inserted 1 base in 1 codon) — protein sequence PDPPGPPDPAPCRVLYARAFGTPPGAAPGAPPRQRLRRKEQLVAVARQVSSQCRLLQSSSGCPSSPQLPQLPDEPMSLQDAPGGLFQLXPGDPFPEQVTVAWLSVLALAFALVCDPQENLSLAEITLRRLAPRLLTSLRLLGPGADVLLRPEIADVLLDRLLPHGQMLFLNERFLQAMDREMSIKTSR from the exons ccggacccccccgggcccccggaCCCCGCCCCCTGCCGCGTGCTGTACGCGCGCGCCTTCGGGACCCCCCCCGGCgccgcccccggggcccccccccggcagcGCCTCCGCCGCAAGGAGCAGCTGGTGGCCGTGGCCAG GCAAGTGTCCTCCCAGTGCCGGCTGCTTCAGTCATCCTCGGGGTGCCCGTCCTCCCCCCAACTCCCCCAACTCCCCGACGAGCCGATGTCGTTGCAAGATGCCCCAGGGGGGCTTTTCCAGC CCCCCGGGGACCCCTTCCCGGAACAGGTGACGGTAGCCTGGTTGTCAGTGTTGGCCCTCGCCTTCGCCTTGGTTTGTGACCCCCAAGAGAATCTATCGCTAGCCGAAATCACCCTACGCCGCCTGGCCCCCCGCCTGCTCACCTCCCTGCGCCTCCTCGGCCCCGGCGCCGACGTCCTGCTCCGACCCGAGATCGCCGATGTCCTCCTCGATCGTCTCCTGCCCCACGGCCAGATGCTTTTCCTCAATGAACGTTTCCTCCAGGCGATGGACCGGGAGATGAGCATCAAAACATCCCGCTGA